ATGCCGCGGCGGACGCGTTGGCTGTGGCCGACTTGGGCCTGCAGTCCTTCGGCGATGACCGCGAGCGCGGCCTCGGGTTTGCAGGTCGCGCCGCAGACGAAGATGTCGATGGCGGCAAACGCGTCCTCGGGCCAGCTGTGGATCGAGATGTGCGATTCCGCGAGCAGCGCGATTCCGGTCACGCCCTGCCCTTCGCCGAAGCTGTGCAGTCGGACCTCGAGCACCTTGGCGCCCGCCGCCGCCGCCGCGCGGCGCAGGATCCGCTCAATGAGGTCGGCGTCGTCGAGACCCTTGCCGCCGTTGAGGTCGGCGATGAGGTGCACGCTGTTCCAAGGCTGGTGGCCACTCATGCCAGCGTCTCGAACGGGTGGCCGAGATGGCGCATCGCCGCTTCGGCCGCGCTGACCCCCGCGTGATGCGCTTCCTCGAACAGCGACAGACCGCCGACGTCCGAATGGGCGAGCATCAAGGGTGGCCGTACCGCCTCGTCCATCCGCGCGGGCGCACCGGCCATGAAGCCGGGCACCGGGCGGATCATCGCATGGCCCCAGCGCCAGACGTCGATCCGTTGAATCGCGCCGGCGAGCTCGGGATGCAACTGGAGGAGGTCGTCACGCACCAGCGCCTGCCAGCTTCCGAGCGTTCGTTCCAGCAGCAAGCGGCGGGCGTCCCGCGGTGCCATGGTCGACAGCGGCAAGTACCAAGTGAGGACAGTCGGCCCCGCGGCGGCGCTCGAACTCTGGTGGGTCGCGACGACGTAGCCGAGCGATTCGCTGGCGGTCGAGACATTGTCCCAGGCGAGCGGCGCCCCCTTCCCCCCCGGCGGGCGCGAGACCGTGACGTTGGCGACCACCCATGGGGCGTAGCTCTCCCCTCCGCGCGCGACACGCTCCGGGGCGACCCGGGCCGCAACGAAATGCGGCATGGCGAGGACGGCGGTGCCGGCGCGGATCCGGCGGCTCAGGCCCGCGCGATGATCGAAGACGTCGATGAGCACTTTCGCCCCCTCGACCTTCGCCCGGAAGACGCTCTGGCCGGTCGCAAGGTGCGGCGCGACGCGCTCCGCCATCAGCCGCACCAGCCGCTGATTGCCTTCGGGCCACGTCAGTTCGCGGTCACCGTCGCCATTGGCGGCCCAGCCGCGGCGCGCGGCGAAATAGTGGATGCCGGCCCATGCCGAGACCTGATCGGGCTCGGTCCCGTAATCGTCCCGGCAGCAATAGCGGACGTAGGCGCGCAGCAAGGGCGAATGCCAGCCTTTCGCGTCGAGCCAGGCGGCAAAGCTCATGCGGTCGAGGGCGCGAAAGGAGGGATCGCGCGATGAATAAGCGCTCGGGACCGCGAAGGCGGGCTTGCCGTCGGCACCCACCGCCTTGCCGAAATTTGCCATCGCTGCACCGAATGCCTCGCGCTCGGCCCGATCGGCGGCGCTCAGCCCGATGGCCGGATACAGCCCCTCCTGCCACTCGCCACGCCAGAACAGGCGCTCCTCGAGGTCGGCGCAGAGCTGATAGGGGTCGTAGACCGGCGCGCCATCGCGATCGCCGACGATCATGCCGAACTGGCGCAGCATGTGCTGGAGCGCTCTGGCCTCGCGGTTCGGGATGGGCAGATAATGCGCCCCGAGCGGATAAGCGGAGACGGCGTTGCGCCCGCCTCGGGCATTGCCGCCGGCTTGGTCCTCGAGCTCGATGAGGCGGAAATCGCGGAAGCCGGCGTCGGCCAGTCGCCATGCGGTCGCAAGGCCAGCCACCCCGCCACCGGCGATGAGCAGCGGCACATCCTCGACCGGACCGGTGGGTTCAGGGAAGCGACCGTCGCGAAGCTGATGCCCGCGCCGCAGGTCGGCCCCGCCAAGCTCCCCCGGCATGGGCGCGGCGTCGGCGGTGCAGCCGGAGACGGCGAGCATGCCCGCCCCCGCCCCGGCGGCCGCGAGCAGGCCCCGCCGGCTGATCTCAGCCTTCATAATGCGACCATTCCTGCGAGAAGGACCGCACCAGCGCCTGGTTGTCGAGCCGGTTCACGGGCGTCGGCACCCGCGCCATGTCGGGCGCGAAGTCGAACATCATCCGCTCGCTCGCCGGGGTCAGGAAGCGGAGGTTGGGCGGAAGCCGGACGGCATCGCCGATCGGCCGGCGCGCGGCCATGGTGAACCCCCATTCGCCGAAACTCGGCACGTAGGCGTGGTAGCCGCGCGCCTGGAACCCCGCCGCCTCGAGCGTGCTCGCCACGGTCCAGTAGCTCCGCGGCGCGACCAGCGGCGAGGTGCTCTGGACGCTCATCATGCCCTCGGGCTTCAGGAGCCGCGCGACCTCGCGGTAGAAGCTTTCGGTATAAAGCTTCCCGAGCGAGAATTCGGTGGGATCGGGAAAGTCGATCAGAATGGCATCGAAGGCCGCATGTGGCTGGCGCACCCAGCGGAAGGCATCGGCATTGACGACCTGAAGCCTTGGCGAGGTCAGCGAGCGTTCGTTGAGCGCGCTCAGTTGCGGCGTGTTGCGGAACAGCGCGGTCATGGCGGGATCGAGATCGACGAGGGTCACGCTCCGCACGCGTTGGTCGCGCAACACCTCGCGCGCGGCGAGCCCGTCGCCGCCGCCCAGGATCAGCACACGGGCGGGGTTCGCGACGCGCCCGAGCACGGGCCAGACCAGCGCCTCGTGATAGCGATATTCGTCACGCGAGGAGAATTGGAGGTTGCCATTGAGGTACAGCCGCAGGTCGTTGTCGCGGCGGGTGAGGACGATCCGCTGATAGGGGGTCGAGCTCGCGTAGATGACGGGCTCGTTGTAGAAGGCGACCTCGGACCAGCGCTGGATCTTCTCGGCCCAGGCCATGCCCGCGACCAGGCTCGCCGCGCTGAGCAGGGCGGCGACCAGCTCGAGCCGCATCCGCCGCTCGCGCCGAAGGACGACCAGCAG
This genomic window from Sphingomonas rosea contains:
- a CDS encoding polyamine aminopropyltransferase gives rise to the protein MADLAEERVDDGQPRLALILLFSVFVVATCGLIYELLAGTLASYLLGDSVTQFSTVIGTYLFAMGIGSWLSRYIREDELLAFVRVEVLLALVGGWLAAALFLLFPYASDFRVALYGLVLLIGILVGLEIPLLIRILRHRFALRELVSTVLTYDYVGALVASLLFPLLLVPKLGLIRTGFLFGLLNVAVAIALLVVLRRERRMRLELVAALLSAASLVAGMAWAEKIQRWSEVAFYNEPVIYASSTPYQRIVLTRRDNDLRLYLNGNLQFSSRDEYRYHEALVWPVLGRVANPARVLILGGGDGLAAREVLRDQRVRSVTLVDLDPAMTALFRNTPQLSALNERSLTSPRLQVVNADAFRWVRQPHAAFDAILIDFPDPTEFSLGKLYTESFYREVARLLKPEGMMSVQSTSPLVAPRSYWTVASTLEAAGFQARGYHAYVPSFGEWGFTMAARRPIGDAVRLPPNLRFLTPASERMMFDFAPDMARVPTPVNRLDNQALVRSFSQEWSHYEG
- a CDS encoding NAD(P)-binding protein, producing MKAEISRRGLLAAAGAGAGMLAVSGCTADAAPMPGELGGADLRRGHQLRDGRFPEPTGPVEDVPLLIAGGGVAGLATAWRLADAGFRDFRLIELEDQAGGNARGGRNAVSAYPLGAHYLPIPNREARALQHMLRQFGMIVGDRDGAPVYDPYQLCADLEERLFWRGEWQEGLYPAIGLSAADRAEREAFGAAMANFGKAVGADGKPAFAVPSAYSSRDPSFRALDRMSFAAWLDAKGWHSPLLRAYVRYCCRDDYGTEPDQVSAWAGIHYFAARRGWAANGDGDRELTWPEGNQRLVRLMAERVAPHLATGQSVFRAKVEGAKVLIDVFDHRAGLSRRIRAGTAVLAMPHFVAARVAPERVARGGESYAPWVVANVTVSRPPGGKGAPLAWDNVSTASESLGYVVATHQSSSAAAGPTVLTWYLPLSTMAPRDARRLLLERTLGSWQALVRDDLLQLHPELAGAIQRIDVWRWGHAMIRPVPGFMAGAPARMDEAVRPPLMLAHSDVGGLSLFEEAHHAGVSAAEAAMRHLGHPFETLA
- the speD gene encoding adenosylmethionine decarboxylase, with the translated sequence MSGHQPWNSVHLIADLNGGKGLDDADLIERILRRAAAAAGAKVLEVRLHSFGEGQGVTGIALLAESHISIHSWPEDAFAAIDIFVCGATCKPEAALAVIAEGLQAQVGHSQRVRRGIRSA